A single window of Candidatus Binatota bacterium DNA harbors:
- a CDS encoding 4a-hydroxytetrahydrobiopterin dehydratase: MTSSNSNTEELAAAHCSPCAEGSPAMDAGDAAELLEALDGWSIQDGHHLQRSWEFKNFVTALDFVNRVGEVAEAEQHHPDITLAWGKVEVCVHTHTVGGLSRNDFILAARIDQLRR; this comes from the coding sequence ATGACAAGCAGCAACAGCAACACCGAAGAACTGGCAGCGGCTCACTGCTCGCCCTGCGCCGAGGGGTCACCGGCCATGGACGCGGGCGATGCCGCCGAGCTGCTCGAGGCGCTGGATGGCTGGAGTATACAAGACGGGCACCACCTGCAGCGCAGCTGGGAGTTCAAGAATTTCGTAACAGCCCTGGACTTCGTCAACCGGGTGGGCGAGGTCGCCGAAGCCGAGCAGCATCACCCGGACATCACGCTCGCCTGGGGAAAAGTGGAGGTCTGCGTGCACACCCACACCGTGGGCGGCTTGAGCCGCAACGACTTCATACTTGCTGCCCGCATCGACCAACTGCGGCGCTGA